One genomic window of Garra rufa chromosome 2, GarRuf1.0, whole genome shotgun sequence includes the following:
- the six2a gene encoding homeobox protein SIX2a encodes MSMLPTFGFTQEQVACVCEVLQQGGNIERLGRFLWSLPACEHLHKNESVLKAKAVVAFHRGNFRELYKILESHQFSPHNHPKLQQLWLKAHYIEAEKLRGRPLGAVGKYRVRRKFPLPRSIWDGEETSYCFKEKSRSVLREWYTHNPYPSPREKRELAEATGLTTTQVSNWFKNRRQRDRAAEAKERENNENSNTNSHNPLTSSMNGNKTILGSSDDDKTPSGTPDHTSSSPALLLTSNSGLQSLHGLAPPPGPSAIPVPSADSVHHHHSLHDTILNPMSSNLVDLGS; translated from the exons ATGTCTATGCTTCCAACATTCGGCTTTACACAAGAGCAAGTGGCATGCGTCTGCGAGGTCCTTCAGCAGGGTGGAAACATTGAACGTCTCGGGCGCTTCTTGTGGTCTCTGCCGGCTTGCGAACATCTCCACAAGAACGAGAGTGTGCTCAAAGCAAAAGCTGTGGTCGCTTTTCATCGGGGAAATTTCAGAGAGCTTTATAAGATTCTCGAGAGCCACCAGTTCTCTCCGCACAACCATCCGAAGTTGCAGCAGCTGTGGCTCAAAGCGCATTATATCGAGGCTGAGAAGCTCCGGGGCCGCCCTCTTGGGGCTGTTGGGAAGTACCGCGTCCGAAGAAAGTTTCCGCTGCCCCGCTCCATTTGGGACGGCGAGGAGACAAGTTACTGCTTTAAAGAAAAGAGCAGGAGCGTGCTGCGGGAATGGTACACCCATAACCCATACCCTTCCCCGCGGGAGAAGAGGGAACTAGCAGAGGCAACGGGGCTAACAACAACACAAGTCAGTAACTGGTTTAAAAACAGACGTCAACGCGACCGAGCAGCGGAGGCTAAGGAAAG GGAGAATAATGAGAACTCGAATACAAACAGTCACAACCCATTAACGTCTTCCATGAATGGAAATAAGACTATTTTAGGAAGCTCGGACGACGACAAAACGCCGTCTGGTACCCCAGATCACACCTCGTCAAGCCCGGCCTTGCTTCTCACGTCAAACTCCGGGCTTCAGTCCCTTCACGGCCTCGCACCTCCACCCGGTCCCAGCGCCATCCCAGTGCCTAGTGCAGATTCCGTGCATCACCACCATTCATTACACGACACTATACTGAACCCTATGTCATCAAACTTGGTCGACCTTGGCTCTTAA